From one Alosa alosa isolate M-15738 ecotype Scorff River chromosome 5, AALO_Geno_1.1, whole genome shotgun sequence genomic stretch:
- the inpp5l gene encoding inositol polyphosphate-5-phosphatase A produces the protein MESYTDILLVTANVGSLFDNVGEMEKDWLREFYTAVHTYKPRFVALHFQEVGGKEYMANMELAENFFRSMESSEEMRDFDRVSTYVDSHFKTVDSFTALGSMYFIHKSLKNIYQYDFNAREFKPIAGQNKFVGSLEGVTTVQKEKFPKNFWPDFKWSRKGYMRTRWLIHNQGMDLVNVHLFHDASNLIACNSSPSVYSGNRKKALRYVINRISDGTDSPLPFFLFGDFNFRLDTLSLVQHLSISADVQTVKKDSSNEVERIICEEKDNDHKVLLQIETKLFAYLHQAVFREDNGRALLKYDKEIEVFKDVISEEEILFPPSYPYSEDYSEPTQYMNTRCPAWCDRIIFSNTAQSIIHRREEGEPNVIYNTLGSNVCMGDHKPVFLCFPLKTTAP, from the exons gtgggggagatggagaaggaTTGGCTGCGAGAGTTCTACACG GCGGTCCACACGTACAAACCTCGCTTCGTGGCCCTTCATTTCCAGGAGGTGGGAGGGAAAGAGTACATGGCCAATATGGAGCTTGCTGAAAACTTCTTCAG gagcatGGAGTCCAGTGAGGAGATGCGAGACTTTGACCGTGTGTCTACCTACGTGGACAGCCACTTCAAAACCGTGGACAGCTTCACT gcgCTGGGAAGCATGTACTTCATCCACAAGAGTCTGAAGAATATCTACCAGTATGATTTTAATG cacggGAGTTCAAGCCCATCGCTGGACAGAACAAGTTTGTGGGCTCTCTAGAGGGAGTGACCACCGTACAGAAAGAAAAATTCCCAAAGAATTTCTGGCCCGAT TTTAAATGGTCCAGGAAAGGCTACATGAGGACACGATGGCTCATTCATAACCA ggGTATGGATCTAGTGAATGTGCACCTCTTCCACGATGCCTCCAACCTGATCGCCTGCAACTCCAGTCCCTCTGTGTACTCAGGCAACCGCAAGAAAGCTCTCCGATACGTCATCAACag gaTATCTGACGGCACTGACAGCCCCCTGCCTTTCTTCCTGTTCGGAGACTTCAACTTCCGCCTGGATACACTCAGCCTtgtgcag cacCTGTCCATCTCAGCTGACGTGCAGACAGTGAAGAAGGACAGCAGCAATGAGGTGGAGAGGATCATCTGTGAGGAGAAAGACAACGACCacaag gttctcCTCCAGATTGAAACAAAGCTGTTTGCCTACCTTCACCAGGCTGTCTTTAGGGAGGACAACGGCAGAGCA ctGCTGAAATATGATAAGGAGATCGAGGTCTTCAAGGATGTGATCTCCGAGGAGGAGATTCTCTTCCCGCCCAG ttaCCCGTACAGCGAGGACTACTCTGAACCCACGCAGTACATGAACACACGCTGTCCAGCCTGGTGTGACCGCATCATCTTCTCAAACACTGCCCAAAGTATCATCCACAGg agggaggagggagagccgAACGTGATCTACAACACCCTGGGTTCCAATGTGTGTATGGGAGATCATAAG